A region of Neovison vison isolate M4711 chromosome 7, ASM_NN_V1, whole genome shotgun sequence DNA encodes the following proteins:
- the MTSS2 gene encoding protein MTSS 2 isoform X4, with amino-acid sequence METAEKECGALGGLFQAIVNDMKSSYPIWEDFNSKATKLHSQLRTTVLAAVAFLDAFQKVADMATNTRGATRDIGSALTRMCMRHRSIETKLRQFTNALLESLINPLQERIEDWKKSANQLDKDHAKEYKRARHEIKKKSSDTLKLQKKARKELLGKGDLQPQLDSALQDVNDMYLLLEETEKQAVRRALIEERGRFCTFITFLQPVVNGELTMLGEITHLQGIIDDLVVLTAEPHKLPPASEQVIKDLKGSDYSWSYQTPPSSPGGSGSRKSSMCSLAQPATAAARLSSVSSHDSGFVSQDATYSKPPSPMPSDITSQKSSSSASSEASETCQSVSECSSPTSDWTKAGPHEQPSGTSLQRRKDRAEHPRDTEPGLASGGALGPSSEEAPRPRMSPATIAAKHGEEVSPAASDLAMVLTRGLSLEHQKSSRDSLQYSSGYSTQTTTPSCSEDTIPSQGSDYDCYSVNGDADGEGPAEFDKSSTIPRNSNIAQNYRRLIQTKRPASTAGLPSASGAPPGVATIRRTPSTKPAVRRALSSAGPIPIRPPIVPVKTPTVPDSPGYAGPTRAGSEECVFYSDEAASPLAADLAKASPKRLSLPNTAWASPAPEAAGYAGLAADDDDEQQQLAANRHSLVEKLGELVAGAHALGEGQFPFPTALAATAAPTETPSPPPAASGDPPAEDMLVAIRRGVRLRRTVTNDRSAPRIL; translated from the exons GGGCCACCCGGGATATTGGCTCGGCGCTCACGCGCATGTGCATGCGCCACCGCAGCATCGAGACCAAGCTGCGGCAGTTCACCAA CGCGCTGCTGGAGAGCCTCATCAACCCGCTGCAGGAGCGCATCGAGGACTGGAAAAAGTCGGCCAACCAGCTGGACAAGGACCACGCAAAAG AGTACAAGCGAGCCCGGCATGAGATCAAGAAAAAGTCTTCAGACACGCTGAAGCTGCAGAAGAAAGCGCGCAAAG AGCTACTTG ggAAAGGAGACCTGCAGCCTCAGCTGGACAGCGCCCTGCAGGACGTCAACGACATGTACCTGCTgctggaggagacagagaagcaggcggtgCGCCGGGCCCTGATCGAGGAGCGTGGGCGCTTTTGCACCTTCATCACGTTCCTGCAGCCTGTGGTG AACGGCGAGCTGACCATGCTGGGAGAGATCACGCACCTGCAGGGCATCATCGACGACTTGGTGGTGCTGACGGCCGAACCCCACAAGCTGCCCCCCGCCAGCGAGCAG GTGATCAAAGACCTGAAGGGCTCGGACTATAGCTGGTCCTACCAGACGCCCCCATCGTCGCCCGGCGGCTCTGGCTCACGGAAGTCCAGCATGTGCAG CCTGGCCCAGCCAGCCACCGCAGCCGCCCGCCTCTCCAGCGTCTCGTCCCACGACTCTGGCTTCGTCTCCCAGGACGCCACGTACTCCAAGCCCCCCTCACCCATGCCTTCCGACATCACCAGCCAG AAGTCCTCCAGCTCTGCGTCCTCAGAGGCCTCGGAAACCTGCCAGTCCGTTAGCGAGTGCAGCTCCCCCACCTCG GACTGGACCAAGGCGGGCCCCCACGAGCAGCCCTCGGGCACCAGCCTGCAGCGGAGAAAGGACCGAGCGGAGCACCCCCGAGACACAGAACCAGGCCTGGCCAGCGGGGGTGCCCTGGGCCCCAGCAGCGAGGAGGCACCGCGACCCCGCATGTCCCCTGCCACCATCGCAGCCAAG CACGGCGAGGAGGTGTCCCCCGCCGCCAGTGACCTGGCCATGGTGCTGACCCGCGGCCTGAGCCTGGAGCACCAGAAGAGCAGTCGGGACTCGCTGCAGTACTCCAGCGGCTACAGCACGCAGACCACCACGCCCTCGTGCTCCGAGGACACCATCCCGTCCCAAG GCTCCGACTACGACTGCTACTCCGTGAACGGGGACGCAGATGGCGAGGGCCCGGCCGAGTTCGACAAGTCATCCACCATCCCCCGCAACAGCAACATCGCCCAGAACTACCGCCGCCTGATCCAGACCAAGCGGCCGGCCTCCACCGCGGGGCTGCCCAGCGCCTCGGGCGCGCCCCCCGGCGTAGCCACCATCCGCCGCACGCCGTCCACGAAGCCCGCCGTGCGCCGCGCGCTCTCCAGCGCCGGCCCCATCCCCATCCGGCCGCCCATCGTCCCGGTGAAGACGCCCACCGTGCCCGACTCCCCCGGCTACGCGGGGCCCACGCGGGCGGGCAGCGAGGAGTGCGTCTTCTACAGCGACGAGGCTGCCTCGCCCCTGGCCGCGGACCTGGCCAAGGCCTCCCCAAAGCGGCTGAGCCTGCCCAACACGGCGTGGGCCAGCCCGGCCCCCGAGGCGGCGGGCTACGCCGGGCTGGCGGCGGACGACGACGACGAGCAGCAGCAGCTGGCCGCCAACCGCCACAGCCTGGTGGAGAAGCTCGGCGAGCTGGTGGCGGGCGCCCACGCCCTGGGCGAGGGCCAGTTCCCCTTCCCCACGGCCCTGGCCGCCACCGCCGCCCCTACTGAGACGCCCAGCCCACCCCCTGCCGCCTCCGGCGACCCCCCGGCCGAAGACATGCTGGTGGCCATCCGCCGCGGGGTGCGGCTCCGCAGGACCGTCACCAACGACAGGTCGGCGCCCCGCATCTTGTGA
- the MTSS2 gene encoding protein MTSS 2 isoform X5, translated as METAEKECGALGGLFQAIVNDMKSSYPIWEDFNSKATKLHSQLRTTVLAAVAFLDAFQKVADMATNTRGATRDIGSALTRMCMRHRSIETKLRQFTNALLESLINPLQERIEDWKKSANQLDKDHAKEYKRARHEIKKKSSDTLKLQKKARKGKGDLQPQLDSALQDVNDMYLLLEETEKQAVRRALIEERGRFCTFITFLQPVVNGELTMLGEITHLQGIIDDLVVLTAEPHKLPPASEQVIKDLKGSDYSWSYQTPPSSPGGSGSRKSSMCSLAQPATAAARLSSVSSHDSGFVSQDATYSKPPSPMPSDITSQKSSSSASSEASETCQSVSECSSPTSDWTKAGPHEQPSGTSLQRRKDRAEHPRDTEPGLASGGALGPSSEEAPRPRMSPATIAAKHGEEVSPAASDLAMVLTRGLSLEHQKSSRDSLQYSSGYSTQTTTPSCSEDTIPSQGSDYDCYSVNGDADGEGPAEFDKSSTIPRNSNIAQNYRRLIQTKRPASTAGLPSASGAPPGVATIRRTPSTKPAVRRALSSAGPIPIRPPIVPVKTPTVPDSPGYAGPTRAGSEECVFYSDEAASPLAADLAKASPKRLSLPNTAWASPAPEAAGYAGLAADDDDEQQQLAANRHSLVEKLGELVAGAHALGEGQFPFPTALAATAAPTETPSPPPAASGDPPAEDMLVAIRRGVRLRRTVTNDRSAPRIL; from the exons GGGCCACCCGGGATATTGGCTCGGCGCTCACGCGCATGTGCATGCGCCACCGCAGCATCGAGACCAAGCTGCGGCAGTTCACCAA CGCGCTGCTGGAGAGCCTCATCAACCCGCTGCAGGAGCGCATCGAGGACTGGAAAAAGTCGGCCAACCAGCTGGACAAGGACCACGCAAAAG AGTACAAGCGAGCCCGGCATGAGATCAAGAAAAAGTCTTCAGACACGCTGAAGCTGCAGAAGAAAGCGCGCAAAG ggAAAGGAGACCTGCAGCCTCAGCTGGACAGCGCCCTGCAGGACGTCAACGACATGTACCTGCTgctggaggagacagagaagcaggcggtgCGCCGGGCCCTGATCGAGGAGCGTGGGCGCTTTTGCACCTTCATCACGTTCCTGCAGCCTGTGGTG AACGGCGAGCTGACCATGCTGGGAGAGATCACGCACCTGCAGGGCATCATCGACGACTTGGTGGTGCTGACGGCCGAACCCCACAAGCTGCCCCCCGCCAGCGAGCAG GTGATCAAAGACCTGAAGGGCTCGGACTATAGCTGGTCCTACCAGACGCCCCCATCGTCGCCCGGCGGCTCTGGCTCACGGAAGTCCAGCATGTGCAG CCTGGCCCAGCCAGCCACCGCAGCCGCCCGCCTCTCCAGCGTCTCGTCCCACGACTCTGGCTTCGTCTCCCAGGACGCCACGTACTCCAAGCCCCCCTCACCCATGCCTTCCGACATCACCAGCCAG AAGTCCTCCAGCTCTGCGTCCTCAGAGGCCTCGGAAACCTGCCAGTCCGTTAGCGAGTGCAGCTCCCCCACCTCG GACTGGACCAAGGCGGGCCCCCACGAGCAGCCCTCGGGCACCAGCCTGCAGCGGAGAAAGGACCGAGCGGAGCACCCCCGAGACACAGAACCAGGCCTGGCCAGCGGGGGTGCCCTGGGCCCCAGCAGCGAGGAGGCACCGCGACCCCGCATGTCCCCTGCCACCATCGCAGCCAAG CACGGCGAGGAGGTGTCCCCCGCCGCCAGTGACCTGGCCATGGTGCTGACCCGCGGCCTGAGCCTGGAGCACCAGAAGAGCAGTCGGGACTCGCTGCAGTACTCCAGCGGCTACAGCACGCAGACCACCACGCCCTCGTGCTCCGAGGACACCATCCCGTCCCAAG GCTCCGACTACGACTGCTACTCCGTGAACGGGGACGCAGATGGCGAGGGCCCGGCCGAGTTCGACAAGTCATCCACCATCCCCCGCAACAGCAACATCGCCCAGAACTACCGCCGCCTGATCCAGACCAAGCGGCCGGCCTCCACCGCGGGGCTGCCCAGCGCCTCGGGCGCGCCCCCCGGCGTAGCCACCATCCGCCGCACGCCGTCCACGAAGCCCGCCGTGCGCCGCGCGCTCTCCAGCGCCGGCCCCATCCCCATCCGGCCGCCCATCGTCCCGGTGAAGACGCCCACCGTGCCCGACTCCCCCGGCTACGCGGGGCCCACGCGGGCGGGCAGCGAGGAGTGCGTCTTCTACAGCGACGAGGCTGCCTCGCCCCTGGCCGCGGACCTGGCCAAGGCCTCCCCAAAGCGGCTGAGCCTGCCCAACACGGCGTGGGCCAGCCCGGCCCCCGAGGCGGCGGGCTACGCCGGGCTGGCGGCGGACGACGACGACGAGCAGCAGCAGCTGGCCGCCAACCGCCACAGCCTGGTGGAGAAGCTCGGCGAGCTGGTGGCGGGCGCCCACGCCCTGGGCGAGGGCCAGTTCCCCTTCCCCACGGCCCTGGCCGCCACCGCCGCCCCTACTGAGACGCCCAGCCCACCCCCTGCCGCCTCCGGCGACCCCCCGGCCGAAGACATGCTGGTGGCCATCCGCCGCGGGGTGCGGCTCCGCAGGACCGTCACCAACGACAGGTCGGCGCCCCGCATCTTGTGA